The following proteins are co-located in the Arctopsyche grandis isolate Sample6627 chromosome 3, ASM5162203v2, whole genome shotgun sequence genome:
- the LOC143909950 gene encoding MTOR-associated protein MEAK7 → MGNASKKLAEKCTLLSRDEQPIVANSFRFASKNSDKIKEEDLIKLWGNQMDPRLMQYLSNFLFGYGSNRKNIVEFQRFAELYVFCVRGTIDERVAALYNSLGNDVDENVELCYQLVKEFCESIVSSYMKMQKLGSCTGGQYAAWVSKGFLIQKESVQALGEGLSADLCTHTSTVNINYSSIITWIQSNVLLSRMIEQVFRHLYQLNKGAKSTDDEIPLSSLLPMPVGLTYMPDYPAFIDLSQLLFISGHLPPEMQKEWRFLFSSNIHGESFSTLLGRIMDQGPSVIIVEDSNGYIFGGYASCSWSLSPNFSGDDTCFLFTLLPKMRVFPSTDYNNHYQYLNLHQQTMPNGLMMGGQFDFCGLWLDSAFGIGHSSESCTTYRRFNRLSKDKHFKVKSLEVWAVGEKPLTGEELGERMSTSVLDGNYESKAILKMAGREQHSEGLREPIPM, encoded by the exons ATGGGAAATGCTAGCAAAAAATTAGCTGAGAAATGTACATTACTTTCTAGAGATGAACAACCAATTGTTGCCAATTCATTTAGATTTGCTAGTAAAAATtcagataaaattaaagaggaAGACCTTATT aaATTATGGGGTAATCAAATGGATCCCCGTTTGATGCAATACctatcaaattttttatttggttATGGGTCTAATAGAAAAAACATTGTAGAATTTCAACGTTTTGCTGAGCTGTATGTCTTCTGTGTCAGAG GAACGATTGATGAAAGAGTTGCCGCTTTGTATAATAGTCTTGGAAATGATGTGGATGAGAATGTTGAATTATGCTATCAACTTGTAAAAGAA TTTTGTGAGAGTATTGTGTCGTCTTACATGAAAATGCAGAAGCTAGGCAGTTGTACTGGTGGTCAATATGCCGCCTGGGTTAGTAAAGGATTTCTTATTCAAAAGGAATCAGTTCAAGCATTGGGTGAAGGTCTATCAGCTGATCTTTGTACACACACGTCTACTGTAAAtatcaattatagtagtataaTTACTTGGATTCAGTCAAATGTCTTGTTGAGTCGCATGATTGAACAAGTTTTTAGACATCTATATCAACTCAATAAAGGCGCAAAGTCAACAGATGATGAAATTCCGTTATCTAGTCTTCTGCCAATGCCTGTTG gtCTCACATACATGCCAGATTATCCAGCTTTTATCGATTTAAGtcaattactttttatttcgggACACCTTCCTCCAGAGATGCAGAAAGAATGGCGTTTTCTGTTTTCAAGCAATATACACGGAGAATCATTCTCAACACTTCTTG GTCGTATAATGGATCAAGGACCGTCCGTAATTATTGTCGAAGATTCTAATGGTTACATATTTGGTGGATATGCATCTTGTAGTTGGAGTCTGAGTCCAAATTTTTCAG GAGATGATACATGTTTCCTCTTCACGCTTTTGCCGAAAATGCGTGTTTTTCCATCGACTGACTATAataatcactatcagtatttaAACTTGCATCAACAGACAATGCCCAATGGCCTG ATGATGGGCGGACAGTTTGACTTCTGTGGATTATGGCTTGACTCAGCATTTGGCATTGGACATTCCTCTGAAAGTTGTACCACTTATCGTCGTTTCAATCGCCTTTCTAAagataaacattttaaagttaaaagtcTAGAAGTTTGGGCCGTGGGTGAAAAACCATTAACTGGCGAAGAATTG GGTGAAAGAATGAGTACAAGTGTTCTTGATGGAAATTATGAATCGAAAGCTATTCTCAAAATGGCTGGTCGAGAACAACACAGTGAAGGATTAAGGGagccaatacctatgtaa
- the Dysb gene encoding dystrobrevin binding protein dysbindin produces MFNSVKEKLYSVVQEGLDLNMVRKKIYLVQEQTRFSSKASMFQDIPFAHINLNTGADLLSKYQMQWKAMHEDAEQNSNTAEQIDRIMLQIHTSVKGQLDNFVQINTILGTLPQVTSLVDDCISQVKELAVMFEIAETEMIDLEDLIERTDFKRRQLEHTFQLTMYKERKLEELGKNHVSLMTQQAGLVKVAEQQQREALRERQRAAHYAFLKDITLYKTKGTLPKKSDDTSKSAMQTTLEEIQLDSQDNTDLDEFLNK; encoded by the exons atgTTTAACAGTGTGAAAGAAAAATTGTATTCTGTGGTTCAAGAAGGATTAGATTTGAATATggttcgtaaaaaaatatatctggtCCAAGAACAGACAAGATTCTCTTCCAAGGCTTCCATGTTTCAAGATATTCCGTTTGCTCACATTAATTTGAATACCGGTGCTGATTTACTCTCAAAGTATCAGATGCAATGGAAGGCGATGCACGAAGATGcagaacaaaattcaaatacgGCTGAGCAAATTGATAGAATAATGCTTCAGATACATACTTCTGTCAAAGGTCAATTGGATAATTTTGtgcaaattaatacaattcttGGAACATTGCCACAAGTGACATCTCTTGTTGATGACTGTATATCGCAAGTTAAAGAGTTGGCTGTGATGTTTGAAATTGCTGAAACTGAAATGATCGATTTAGAAGATTTGATAGAAAGGACAGATTTTAAACGTAGGCAGCTTGAACACACGTTTCAGTTAACTATGTACAAGGAGAGGAAACTTG AAGAATTGGGGAAAAATCACGTATCCCTGATGACACAGCAAGCTGGATTGGTGAAAGTAGCAGAACAGCAGCAGCGTGAAGCATTACGGGAAAGACAGCGTGCTGCTCATTATGCATTTCTCAAAGATATCACTTTATACAAGACGAAAGGCACATTGCCAA AAAAATCTGATGACACTAGTAAAAGCGCTATGCAAACAACTCTGGAAGAAATACAATTGGATTCCCAAGATAATACAGATTTAGatgagtttttaaataaatag